In Streptomyces sp. NBC_01439, the following are encoded in one genomic region:
- the alc gene encoding allantoicase, with protein sequence MAIESFTGNANPYGGGDPYADYRTADFPFTQYANLAARELGAGVIAANDEFFAQRENLLISEAAHFDPEDFGHKGKVMDGWETRRRRGVSATQPWPTPEDHDWALVRLGAPGVIRGIVVDTAHFRGNMPQAVSIEATNWAGALAPTPEELQGDDVKWTTIVARTPVGGHAANGFEVDAPQRFTHLRVNQHPDGGIARLRVYGEVLPDPKWLDALGSFDVVALENGGSVQDASNRFYSPPTNTINPGRSRKMDDGWETARRRDNGNDWIRYQLVTESEIRAVEIDTAYLKGNSAGWASLSVKTGEEGEWTEFLPRTRLQPDTNHRFVLDAPAVGTHVRIDIFPDGGFSRLRLYGSLTEAGAAALTARHQELGG encoded by the coding sequence GTGGCGATTGAATCCTTCACCGGTAACGCGAACCCGTACGGAGGCGGCGACCCGTACGCGGACTACCGCACCGCGGACTTCCCCTTCACCCAGTACGCGAACCTCGCCGCCCGTGAGCTGGGCGCCGGTGTCATCGCCGCCAACGACGAGTTCTTCGCCCAGCGCGAGAACCTGCTGATCTCCGAGGCCGCGCACTTCGACCCCGAGGACTTCGGCCACAAGGGCAAGGTCATGGACGGCTGGGAGACCCGCCGCCGCCGCGGTGTCTCGGCCACCCAGCCCTGGCCGACCCCCGAGGACCACGACTGGGCGCTCGTACGCCTCGGCGCCCCCGGCGTGATCCGCGGCATCGTCGTCGACACCGCCCACTTCCGCGGCAACATGCCGCAGGCCGTCTCCATCGAGGCGACCAACTGGGCGGGCGCCCTCGCGCCGACCCCGGAGGAGCTCCAGGGCGACGACGTGAAGTGGACGACGATCGTCGCCCGCACCCCGGTCGGCGGCCACGCGGCCAACGGCTTCGAGGTGGACGCCCCGCAGCGCTTCACCCACCTGCGCGTCAACCAGCACCCCGACGGCGGCATCGCCCGCCTGCGCGTCTACGGCGAGGTCCTGCCCGACCCGAAGTGGCTCGACGCGCTCGGCTCGTTCGACGTGGTGGCCCTGGAGAACGGCGGCTCCGTCCAGGACGCCTCCAACCGCTTCTACTCCCCGCCGACCAACACCATCAACCCGGGCCGCTCCCGCAAGATGGACGACGGCTGGGAGACCGCGCGCCGCCGCGACAACGGCAACGACTGGATCCGCTACCAGCTCGTCACCGAGTCCGAGATCCGCGCCGTCGAGATCGACACCGCGTACCTCAAGGGCAACTCGGCCGGCTGGGCCTCCCTGTCGGTCAAGACGGGCGAGGAGGGCGAGTGGACGGAGTTCCTGCCGCGCACCCGCCTGCAGCCCGACACCAACCACCGCTTCGTGCTGGACGCCCCGGCGGTCGGCACGCACGTCCGGATCGACATCTTCCCGGACGGAGGCTTCTCCCGCCTGCGCTTGTACGGCTCCCTGACGGAAGCCGGCGCGGCGGCTCTGACCGCCCGCCACCAGGAACTGGGCGGCTGA
- the allB gene encoding allantoinase AllB → MADVAVELVLRSTRVITPEGTRAASVAVAGGKITAVLAYGAEVPAGARLQDFGDDVLLPGLVDTHVHVNDPGRTEWEGFWTATRAAAAGGITTILDMPLNSLPPTTTTDNLRVKQEVARAKAHVDVGFWGGALPDNVKDLAPLHDAGVYGFKCFLSPSGVDEFPELDQDQLATSLAEITGFGGLLIVHAEDPHHLDAAPVVPGPKYADFLASRPRDAENTAIGNLIAQAKRLNARVHVLHLSSSDALPLIAAAKAEGVRITVESCPHYLTLTAEEVPDGASEFKCCPPIREAANQDLLWDALADGTIDCIVSDHSPSTADLKTSDFSTAWGGISSLQLGLPAIWTEARRRGRTLEDVVRWMSAAPANLAGLTQKGAIEVGRDADFAVLAPEETFTVDPAELHHRNQVTAYAGKTLHGVVKSTWLRGTQIADHGTPTEPTGLLLERQN, encoded by the coding sequence GTGGCCGACGTGGCTGTGGAACTGGTACTGCGCTCGACGCGCGTCATCACCCCCGAGGGGACGCGTGCCGCCTCGGTGGCCGTCGCCGGTGGGAAGATCACGGCCGTGCTGGCGTACGGGGCCGAGGTACCGGCCGGAGCCCGGCTGCAGGACTTCGGTGACGACGTCCTGCTCCCCGGCCTGGTCGACACCCACGTCCACGTGAACGACCCGGGCCGCACCGAGTGGGAAGGCTTCTGGACGGCCACCCGCGCCGCCGCGGCCGGCGGCATCACCACGATCCTCGACATGCCGCTGAACTCCCTGCCGCCCACCACGACCACCGACAACCTGCGCGTCAAGCAGGAGGTCGCCCGCGCCAAGGCGCACGTGGACGTCGGCTTCTGGGGCGGCGCCCTGCCGGACAACGTCAAGGACCTGGCCCCGCTGCACGACGCCGGCGTCTACGGCTTCAAGTGCTTCCTGTCGCCCTCGGGCGTGGACGAGTTCCCCGAACTCGACCAGGACCAGCTGGCCACCTCCCTCGCCGAGATCACCGGCTTCGGCGGCCTGCTCATCGTGCACGCCGAGGACCCGCACCACCTGGACGCGGCCCCCGTCGTCCCGGGCCCCAAGTACGCCGACTTCCTCGCCTCGCGGCCGCGCGACGCCGAGAACACCGCGATCGGCAACCTGATCGCCCAGGCCAAGCGGCTGAACGCGCGGGTGCACGTGCTGCACCTGTCGTCCTCCGACGCGCTGCCGCTGATCGCCGCCGCCAAGGCCGAGGGCGTCCGCATCACCGTCGAGTCCTGCCCGCACTACCTCACCCTCACGGCCGAGGAAGTGCCGGACGGCGCGAGCGAGTTCAAGTGCTGCCCGCCCATCCGCGAGGCCGCCAACCAGGACCTCCTGTGGGACGCGCTCGCCGACGGCACGATCGACTGCATCGTCTCCGACCACTCGCCCTCCACCGCGGACCTGAAGACCAGCGACTTCTCCACCGCGTGGGGCGGGATCTCCTCCCTCCAGCTGGGCCTGCCCGCCATCTGGACCGAGGCGCGCCGCCGCGGCCGGACCCTGGAGGACGTCGTCCGCTGGATGTCCGCCGCCCCGGCGAACCTCGCGGGCCTCACCCAGAAGGGGGCCATCGAGGTCGGCCGCGACGCCGACTTCGCCGTCCTGGCCCCTGAAGAAACGTTCACTGTGGACCCGGCCGAGCTCCACCACCGCAACCAGGTCACGGCGTACGCGGGCAAGACCCTGCACGGCGTCGTGAAGTCCACGTGGCTGCGCGGCACGCAGATCGCCGACCACGGCACCCCGACCGAGCCCACGGGCCTCCTCCTCGAAAGGCAGAACTGA
- a CDS encoding sensor histidine kinase, with protein sequence MTAPVSSVLPAARVLPATRALTPVSKVLRLCLHALLFGLLALAAGRAVTDSAPRAGWVIAACAVLAAVYAGGVRAPAVHSSPRAGALWLAGLSSAWAALLVVCPDGLWIAFPLYFLELHLLRLRWGVTAVAVTACAAIAGFLAHSSAVTPGAFLGPLLGGAVAVATVLGYQALYRESERRRELIEELITTRAELAAAERGAGILAERERLAREIHDTLAQGLSSIQLLLRAAERALPEGAPARPHIARAREAAQENLAEARRFVRALTPPDLEHGSLAAALERLCAGVPGPRVRFSLTGSPRVLPTPYEVALLRIAQSALANVVRHARAGRAEITLTFMDASVTLDVVDDGHGFDPSSAASGSGDGGFGLPAMRSRAETLGGLFTVESAPGQGTAVAVTLPLPLEHLEDTARAERPDAVEAL encoded by the coding sequence ATGACTGCTCCCGTTTCCTCCGTTCTCCCGGCCGCGCGGGTCCTCCCCGCCACGCGCGCCCTGACGCCCGTGTCCAAGGTGCTGCGGCTGTGCCTGCACGCGCTGCTGTTCGGCCTGCTCGCGCTCGCCGCCGGCCGGGCCGTGACCGATTCCGCGCCCCGGGCCGGGTGGGTGATCGCCGCCTGTGCGGTGCTCGCCGCCGTCTACGCGGGCGGCGTACGGGCCCCCGCGGTGCACAGCTCACCGCGCGCCGGGGCGCTGTGGCTGGCCGGGCTCAGCTCGGCCTGGGCGGCGCTGCTCGTGGTCTGCCCCGACGGGCTGTGGATCGCCTTCCCGCTGTACTTCCTGGAGCTGCACCTGCTGCGGCTGCGCTGGGGGGTGACGGCCGTCGCAGTGACCGCCTGCGCTGCCATCGCCGGTTTCCTCGCCCACAGCAGCGCGGTGACCCCCGGGGCCTTCCTCGGGCCGTTGCTGGGCGGGGCGGTGGCGGTGGCGACCGTACTGGGCTACCAGGCGCTGTACCGCGAGAGCGAGCGCCGTCGGGAGCTGATCGAGGAGCTGATCACCACCCGGGCCGAGCTGGCCGCGGCCGAGCGGGGCGCGGGCATCCTGGCCGAGCGGGAGCGCCTCGCCCGGGAGATCCACGACACCCTCGCCCAGGGGCTGTCCTCCATCCAGCTGCTGCTGCGGGCCGCCGAGCGGGCGCTGCCCGAGGGGGCCCCGGCCCGGCCGCACATCGCCCGGGCGCGAGAGGCGGCCCAGGAGAACCTCGCAGAGGCGCGTCGCTTCGTACGGGCCCTCACCCCGCCGGACCTGGAGCACGGGTCGCTCGCGGCCGCACTGGAGCGGCTGTGCGCGGGGGTCCCGGGGCCGCGCGTGCGGTTCTCGCTGACCGGCAGCCCACGGGTGCTGCCCACCCCGTACGAGGTGGCCCTGTTGCGGATCGCCCAGTCGGCGCTGGCCAATGTGGTGCGGCACGCGCGGGCCGGGCGCGCCGAGATCACCCTGACGTTCATGGACGCCTCGGTCACCCTGGACGTCGTCGACGACGGGCACGGCTTCGACCCCTCGTCGGCCGCCTCCGGCTCGGGCGACGGCGGCTTCGGGCTGCCCGCCATGCGCTCGCGGGCCGAGACCCTGGGCGGGCTGTTCACCGTGGAGTCCGCCCCCGGTCAGGGCACCGCCGTGGCCGTCACCCTGCCGCTGCCCCTCGAACACCTCGAAGACACCGCACGCGCGGAACGTCCGGACGCCGTGGAGGCCCTGTGA
- a CDS encoding ABC transporter permease produces the protein MFVAWRDLRFAKGRFALMGSVVLLITLLVGLLSGLTSGLARENISAITGLPATHLAFAAPTGDQKVSFTNSQVPESAWLAWRGQPGVEAAQPLGIRTTNAVSGERTAAVSVFGVDPVGGLAPRNAGLTQGQVVLTEKAAKELGGLTAGAKLKIGPLELTVAGVSGTAAYSHTPVVWMDLGDWQRIGNPGTSIDTLATVVAVSAGGGVDLGAADGAAGTKAQTVDEALGAIGSYQAENGSLQLMRGFLFAISALVIGAFFTVWTIQRSGDIAVLKALGASTPYLLKDALGQAVVMLAIGTGLGTALAAGFGALISGGPVPFVLDAATVLVPAVIMILLGALGAALSIRRITAVDPLTALGSAR, from the coding sequence ATGTTCGTCGCATGGAGAGATCTACGGTTCGCCAAGGGCCGGTTCGCCCTCATGGGCTCGGTCGTACTGCTCATCACCCTGCTGGTGGGCCTGCTGTCCGGGCTCACCTCCGGACTGGCCCGGGAGAACATCTCGGCCATCACCGGTCTGCCCGCCACGCACCTGGCCTTCGCCGCGCCCACCGGTGACCAGAAGGTGTCCTTCACCAACTCCCAGGTGCCCGAGTCCGCCTGGCTGGCCTGGCGGGGGCAGCCCGGGGTGGAGGCGGCGCAGCCGCTCGGCATCCGCACCACCAACGCCGTCTCGGGTGAGCGCACCGCCGCGGTCTCGGTCTTCGGAGTGGACCCCGTCGGGGGGCTCGCACCGCGGAACGCCGGCCTCACCCAGGGCCAGGTGGTCCTGACCGAGAAGGCCGCGAAGGAGCTCGGCGGCCTGACCGCCGGGGCCAAGCTCAAGATCGGCCCGCTGGAACTGACCGTGGCGGGCGTGTCCGGGACCGCCGCCTACAGCCACACCCCGGTCGTCTGGATGGACCTGGGCGACTGGCAGCGCATCGGCAATCCCGGCACCTCCATCGACACCCTCGCGACCGTCGTCGCCGTCTCCGCGGGTGGCGGGGTGGACCTCGGTGCGGCGGACGGGGCCGCCGGGACCAAGGCGCAGACCGTGGACGAGGCCCTGGGCGCCATAGGCTCCTACCAGGCGGAGAACGGCTCGCTCCAGTTGATGCGCGGCTTCCTGTTCGCGATCTCGGCCCTGGTGATAGGCGCCTTCTTCACGGTGTGGACGATCCAGCGCAGCGGGGACATCGCCGTCCTGAAGGCACTGGGTGCCTCCACCCCGTACCTCCTGAAGGACGCCCTCGGCCAGGCCGTCGTGATGCTCGCCATCGGTACCGGGCTGGGCACCGCGCTCGCCGCCGGTTTCGGCGCGCTGATCAGCGGCGGTCCCGTGCCCTTCGTCCTCGACGCCGCCACCGTGCTCGTCCCCGCCGTGATCATGATCCTGCTCGGCGCGCTGGGCGCCGCGCTGTCCATCCGGCGGATTACCGCCGTCGACCCGCTGACCGCCCTCGGGAGCGCCCGATGA
- a CDS encoding alpha/beta hydrolase yields MPTSAIRLVRFTGRLLLALAAVAMLVVVLLALISLTDGAGSGLAAWLPTLAVGAVLAMWRGRRRTWPARLVPFLPVAVAAALTASVCIPTVPTARQYPPALPFVTTQHWSLTTGSRVAVYHYPPAHPGPRHPIPLVYLNGGPVRGISVLDHRFLQLLARQGYDVYAYEQAGGGRSDLLPMGQYTISRSVSDLAAFIDRLNKGKVDVLGFSSGGVVLTRALADPSVAARLHRAIIAEPGPMDGPTAHITGHKGRKSARGLAPAPTGPRSTYVPRYAVAFGLMRLGLLSPDTGLIGQAEGDNAFTAADLGSDTASAYCARDAHRIPAEDTAQNFSFSPAASLRIQQTVKDSPSIASQLRHSRTPTMLMIAECSSQIRQWETAVLAHDPAIQRTQYMPGVGHHMWNGLDDNNDRAAAVITAFLQDEPAPLPNHPTRDEIPTFLRDHE; encoded by the coding sequence ATGCCCACATCCGCCATACGTCTTGTCCGCTTCACCGGACGCTTACTGCTGGCCCTGGCCGCCGTCGCGATGCTGGTCGTCGTCCTTCTCGCGCTGATCTCCCTCACGGACGGGGCAGGCTCGGGGCTCGCCGCATGGTTGCCGACCCTTGCGGTCGGGGCCGTCCTCGCGATGTGGCGGGGCCGACGCCGCACTTGGCCGGCGCGGCTCGTGCCGTTCCTGCCGGTGGCCGTCGCGGCGGCGTTGACGGCATCGGTCTGCATCCCGACCGTGCCGACGGCCCGGCAGTACCCGCCCGCGCTCCCCTTCGTGACCACGCAGCACTGGAGCCTGACCACGGGCAGCCGGGTCGCGGTGTACCACTACCCGCCCGCGCACCCCGGCCCCCGGCATCCCATCCCGCTCGTGTACCTCAACGGCGGACCGGTCCGTGGCATCTCGGTACTCGACCACCGGTTCCTGCAACTCCTGGCCCGCCAGGGCTACGACGTCTACGCCTACGAACAGGCCGGTGGCGGACGCAGCGACCTGCTCCCCATGGGCCAGTACACGATCTCCAGGTCGGTCAGCGACCTCGCCGCCTTCATCGACCGCCTGAACAAGGGCAAGGTCGACGTCCTCGGCTTCTCCTCAGGCGGGGTCGTGCTCACCCGAGCCCTGGCCGACCCGAGCGTCGCCGCACGCCTGCACCGGGCGATCATCGCCGAGCCCGGCCCCATGGACGGCCCCACCGCACACATCACCGGGCACAAGGGCCGAAAATCCGCACGCGGCCTCGCGCCGGCCCCGACCGGACCGCGATCGACCTACGTCCCCCGGTACGCCGTGGCATTCGGCCTCATGCGACTCGGACTCCTCAGCCCCGATACCGGACTGATCGGACAGGCCGAAGGCGACAACGCCTTCACCGCCGCAGACCTCGGCAGCGACACCGCATCCGCGTACTGCGCGCGCGACGCGCACCGCATCCCCGCCGAAGACACCGCACAGAACTTCTCCTTCAGCCCCGCCGCCAGCCTCCGGATCCAGCAGACGGTCAAGGACTCACCCTCCATCGCCTCGCAACTGAGGCACTCCCGGACCCCCACGATGCTGATGATCGCCGAGTGCTCCTCCCAGATCCGTCAATGGGAGACCGCCGTCCTTGCCCATGACCCCGCCATCCAGCGCACGCAGTACATGCCCGGAGTCGGACACCACATGTGGAACGGCCTGGACGACAACAACGACCGGGCCGCCGCCGTCATCACCGCGTTCCTTCAGGACGAGCCAGCACCCCTGCCGAACCACCCGACCCGCGACGAGATCCCTACGTTCCTACGCGATCACGAATGA
- a CDS encoding TetR/AcrR family transcriptional regulator, giving the protein MGRPRTNDEAVKERLVECATEMLATRPRESLTVRAVAAAAEASTTAVYSLFGGKDGLISAVRDRAVAGLFQDLSAAQTSADPLADLYALAVAYRRWGRGHSHLYTVLFGGVQSFDPSGEVGARDPIRPLLAAIDRALAASVLVGEATSIALSIWATLHGLVTLELAGALDAATAEAAFRSAIHATLRGWATPAVFRSLRQVELAP; this is encoded by the coding sequence GTGGGTAGACCGAGAACGAACGACGAGGCCGTCAAAGAGCGGCTCGTGGAGTGCGCGACCGAGATGCTCGCCACCCGTCCGCGGGAGTCGCTCACGGTCCGCGCCGTGGCTGCTGCTGCCGAGGCGTCGACGACGGCGGTGTATTCGTTGTTCGGTGGCAAGGACGGGCTGATCAGTGCGGTGCGCGACAGGGCCGTAGCCGGCCTGTTCCAGGACCTGTCGGCTGCGCAGACCTCCGCGGACCCCCTCGCCGACCTCTACGCGCTGGCCGTCGCCTACCGTCGTTGGGGGCGCGGTCACAGCCACCTGTACACGGTGCTGTTCGGTGGCGTGCAGTCCTTCGACCCGTCGGGGGAGGTCGGTGCCAGGGACCCGATCCGTCCGCTCCTCGCGGCGATCGATCGCGCGTTGGCGGCGTCCGTCCTCGTCGGCGAGGCAACGTCGATCGCCTTGTCGATCTGGGCCACCCTGCACGGGCTGGTGACTCTTGAACTGGCCGGGGCTCTCGACGCCGCCACGGCCGAGGCCGCATTCCGCTCGGCGATTCACGCCACGTTGCGCGGGTGGGCGACCCCGGCGGTGTTCCGCAGCCTTCGCCAGGTCGAACTCGCTCCTTGA
- a CDS encoding response regulator transcription factor yields MSIRLLLADDHPVVRAGLRAVLDTEPDFAVVAEAATAEQAVELAAREPVDVVLMDLQFGPGPGMHGSEATALITARPGAPRVLVLTTYDTDADILAAVEAGASGYLLKDAPPEELAAAVRTAAAGQSALAPAVALRLMDRMRTPAEALTKRELEVLQLVADGLSNQQISKKLFLSQATVKSHLVHVYAKLGVDSRTSAVAAAATRRLIRTP; encoded by the coding sequence GTGAGCATCCGTCTCCTGCTCGCCGACGACCACCCGGTGGTCCGGGCCGGGCTGCGCGCGGTGCTGGACACCGAACCGGACTTCGCAGTGGTGGCCGAGGCGGCGACCGCCGAGCAGGCGGTGGAGCTGGCCGCCCGTGAACCGGTGGACGTGGTGCTGATGGACCTCCAGTTCGGTCCCGGTCCCGGTATGCACGGATCCGAGGCGACGGCCCTGATCACGGCCCGCCCAGGTGCGCCCCGGGTGCTGGTGCTGACCACGTACGACACGGACGCGGACATCCTGGCGGCGGTGGAGGCGGGCGCCTCGGGCTACCTGCTCAAGGACGCCCCGCCGGAGGAGCTCGCGGCGGCCGTGCGGACGGCCGCGGCGGGCCAGTCGGCGCTGGCCCCGGCGGTGGCGCTGCGCCTGATGGACCGGATGCGGACCCCGGCGGAGGCGCTGACGAAGCGGGAGCTGGAGGTACTGCAACTGGTCGCGGACGGCCTGTCGAACCAGCAGATCTCCAAGAAGCTCTTCCTCAGCCAGGCCACGGTCAAGTCCCACCTGGTGCACGTCTACGCCAAGCTCGGCGTCGACTCCCGCACCTCGGCGGTGGCAGCGGCCGCCACCCGCCGCCTGATCCGCACCCCGTAG
- a CDS encoding IclR family transcriptional regulator yields MPTSSASTTDASSKTPAASGGVQSLERAFDLLERMADAGGEVGLSELSAASGLPLPTIHRLMRTLVACGYVRQQPNRRYSLGPRLIRLGESASRLLGTWARPYLARLVEETGETANMALLDGDEIVYVAQVPSKHSMRMFTEVGRRVLPHSTGVGKALLAHTPADEVRALLARTGMPAATEKTITTPEGFLDALEQVRKVGYAVDDNEQEIGVRCLAVSVPNSPTAAAISISGPAGRVTEAVAESFVPILQGVAAELSVALANQSPA; encoded by the coding sequence GTGCCGACGTCCAGCGCCAGCACCACCGACGCTTCCTCGAAGACCCCCGCCGCCAGCGGTGGCGTCCAGTCCCTCGAGCGCGCCTTCGACCTGCTCGAACGCATGGCCGATGCCGGGGGCGAGGTCGGCCTCAGTGAGCTCTCCGCCGCCAGCGGTCTGCCCCTGCCCACGATCCACCGCCTGATGCGCACGCTGGTGGCGTGCGGCTACGTGCGCCAGCAGCCCAACCGACGTTACTCCCTCGGCCCCCGCCTGATCCGCCTCGGCGAGTCCGCGTCGCGCCTGCTGGGTACCTGGGCCCGCCCCTACCTCGCCCGCCTGGTCGAGGAAACCGGGGAGACGGCGAACATGGCCCTCCTCGACGGTGACGAGATCGTCTACGTCGCCCAGGTGCCGTCCAAGCACTCCATGCGCATGTTCACCGAGGTCGGCCGCCGGGTGCTGCCGCACTCCACCGGCGTGGGCAAGGCGCTCCTCGCCCACACCCCGGCCGACGAGGTACGGGCCCTGCTGGCCCGCACCGGGATGCCGGCGGCGACCGAGAAGACCATCACCACGCCCGAGGGCTTCCTCGACGCGCTGGAGCAGGTGCGCAAGGTGGGTTACGCGGTCGACGACAACGAGCAGGAAATAGGAGTCCGCTGCCTCGCCGTGTCGGTGCCGAACTCGCCGACCGCCGCCGCGATCTCCATCTCCGGTCCGGCGGGCCGGGTCACGGAGGCCGTGGCCGAGTCCTTCGTGCCGATCCTCCAGGGCGTGGCCGCCGAGCTCTCGGTGGCCCTGGCCAACCAGAGCCCCGCGTAG
- a CDS encoding ABC transporter ATP-binding protein, with protein sequence MTLLVHDVTLTYPDGESRLTALDAVGLEVPAGTLTAVIGPSGSGKSSLLAVAATLVTPDSGRVVVAGQDTTGLGPAEKSALRREKIGIVFQQPNLLASLTAAEQLQVMTHLSGRPARALRRRALELLDAVGLADKADKRPHQLSGGQRQRINIARALMNEPAVLLVDEPTSALDHERGAAVLDLLVTLTRERSTATVLVTHDHAHLERMDRTATMTDGGLTLSPAPAAVPAP encoded by the coding sequence ATGACCCTCCTCGTCCATGACGTCACGCTGACCTACCCCGACGGCGAGAGCCGCCTCACGGCCCTCGACGCGGTCGGCCTGGAGGTCCCCGCCGGCACCCTGACGGCGGTCATCGGTCCCTCCGGCTCCGGCAAGTCCAGCCTGCTCGCGGTGGCCGCCACCCTCGTCACACCGGATTCGGGCCGGGTCGTCGTCGCGGGCCAGGACACCACGGGGCTCGGTCCCGCCGAGAAGTCGGCCCTGCGCCGGGAGAAGATCGGCATCGTCTTCCAGCAACCGAACCTGCTGGCCTCGCTGACCGCCGCCGAACAGCTCCAGGTCATGACCCACCTCTCCGGCCGACCCGCGCGGGCGCTGCGCCGGCGGGCGCTGGAGCTGCTGGACGCGGTGGGCCTGGCCGACAAGGCCGACAAGCGCCCCCACCAGCTCTCCGGCGGTCAGCGGCAGCGGATCAACATCGCCCGCGCCCTGATGAACGAGCCCGCCGTACTGCTGGTCGACGAGCCGACTAGCGCGCTCGACCACGAGCGCGGCGCGGCCGTGCTCGACCTACTGGTCACCCTGACCCGGGAGCGCTCCACGGCCACGGTGCTGGTCACGCACGACCACGCCCACCTGGAGCGGATGGACCGTACGGCCACGATGACCGACGGCGGCCTGACGCTGAGCCCGGCCCCGGCCGCCGTGCCGGCGCCCTGA